A region of the Amphiprion ocellaris isolate individual 3 ecotype Okinawa chromosome 22, ASM2253959v1, whole genome shotgun sequence genome:
tccctttttattgcCTTCcaacattcaattcaatttggCTTTTATTGACAAGAGCGAACTCTTTCATGACAACAGGTTTctgcaaagtaatgtcaataattgaaatttaaaatgtacaataaggGATTGCACAAGTTTTCACCACAGTAGATGCATGTTTGGCCGCAGTTGGATAGGTCTCAATCAGCCTTgcacactgcagttttaccCCATTCtcctttgcaaaactgctcattTTGCCAGGTGGTACATCAGTCCTGAGCTCTTTTtaagtccagccacaaattcacagttggattgaggtctggatTCTGACTCcaccactccagaacattcaccttgttgccTTTAAACCACTTTTGCGTAGCTTTGGCTGTTTGCTTCAAGTCATCGTCacgctggaaaacaaatcttcacCAAAGTCgcagttctcttcagactgcatcaggttgtcctccaggatttctcaATACTTTGCTACAAACACTTAATTTTTAAGGATGACCTGTTCCCAGCAGAACCGCCCATGCGCCACATTCCTTCTATTTCTTAATGATACATTTATTTGTACTAATTAATTGGCATTACCTTGTAGATCTGTTTTATGTTGACCATAATTTGATGCTGAAAAGCactaaaaggggaaaacttcaaGCACGGTGAATACTTGTAATAGGCACTGAATATAATATCTCCACcaagttgtatttgttttgtcagaaaaacTTCTCATGGAGATATTTCACATcagtaacagcagctcagagaagAAAACACTTAGAAATGAAATAACTAAGTGTAGCATCCAGATATTAATGAGTTTGCTCGGAAACGAAGGGCCAAAGCTGCACACACGTACTTATTTGTGTAAACTCACTGTGGCCACCTTTTGTGTTTCCTAGACAACCCGCGGCAGATCAGCCGGGTGCCGGTATACATCAGAGTGCTGGACGTCAACGACAACGCTCCAACATTTGCCACCAATTATGAGACGTTTGTGTGTGAGAACGCGAAGGCTAATCAGGTTAGTTCTTACCAAACACTGGGCCGTCGTCATGGTTTCATCACCACTTCTTCGTCAGGATTATGCATCTGCTTCCACTTTAGTGTGTAATTAACAGGCCTTGGGGTTGATTTCTAAATATGTTCCATGTATTTTAAGCAATTCCATATAGCAAGTGTTTCTGGGGAGCAGAGTTTTACATGATTAAAAGTTTTAAGGACACTTTGTTCGTCCGAATAGACTGAAAGAGGTCGTTTCTCTCAAGTTAAAAACCCCCAAATGTTGCGACACATGAGGTATAAATGTCAGTTTCAGTCTCACTTGTAAACTCCCATATTTTGTGCTCATAATCAAGTCtcgagcaaaaaaaaaaaaaaaagtgtttcggGGCCCCAGCAGGGCAGCCCTTTTAACATTTAATCAGTGGGCCAGACGAGTAGCAAATTAGTTTTCACCTGTGAAAATTACAATTTGACACGTTGAAATGTTAATTTATATCTATATATAGAGATATGTAGAAAAGTGTAATTATAGATACCACTAAATCCTTCATCATTAGTAATACTGATTATAACAGATATGTTTAATTGAATTTCGGCACTTTGAAAAGGAGTTACAGCTGGTGGAACGGTAACTTCCCATTTCAGATACCAATAATTGCTGGTCGGACACATCAACAAACCCTTTCGGTTACAATGATAATCACAATAACCTAATTTATGaagcagttttaaaaacaagagCAAATATAACAAGACAAAGCCAGACAATGAagctaaaatgaatgaaaagagaATAATGAAACCAATAAAACCTTTAgaagcagtaaaaacacaattatatcACCCTAATTAGCTTATTAATCTCAGATATGTATCACTGAGGATATCTACAATATTTTGACTGGTAGAAATTCCATTTTAATATCTCAAATTCAAATTGGCCAGCTCTAAAAGGAATTGTAGAACTCTTATGtaatttttattcactttactctagatatctgtaatgaaatatttaatagcTACAATCCCAAGCAGACATACTGGTAATTGaattttgactaattttaaTAGAATTTCAGAATCCTATCATATGAAATCTGTAATAAAGAACATTCTAAGATATGTGCAGTAAACATTGACACCAGCAAGATTGAATGATTGACATGTTTAGATTTACTCCCAAGAACTAATGTAGATTAAAGTATATTCATGACACTGGACTTTGATTAAGGCAGGGACAGAACTACTAAGATAACTTTCATGCAGTTTAGTAAAAAGCCAGCAGTGCTACAGTAAACAAATACTGTGTTTCAGGTCCTAGAAGTACCATAATGCTAAGCTAATGTAGCTTAATCCACACTTGTACTCATTACTCCAACCACAACATGCTAATTTGCCAAATTGTGACTCCTGTAATGTACATAAAACAGGTAttaggtgtgtgtctgttgagTCCTCTAAGCCTTGTTTGGTGTCTCTGCACACCATCAGAAAAACTCTCGAGGTTTGTTACTCGTTAGCTCGCCCTTAACTGTTTGTCTTTGCCAATTCCCCAAAGACCAAAGGATCCCTTTAATCTGAATAAACAGCCAGGTTATTTATCATAGCTGCTGTTGTTAACATTAATGAGCTTGTACTGCGGATGTCTTTAATTACATGGTTTACTGTTGGAGAGACGCACGCCGAGAGAAATTAATCACTTTAATATCACTGATTACATGAAGCACCTTTTACCTTATATGTGGCCTATTGTGTATAAAACATGTAGTACCTTCATGTGCCAGGTGCTTAATTTACTCAGTCTCATTTAATCACACTGATCTGTTTAGAAACGATCAATTTACAGCTCTACCAAACTTAGCTGCTACCAGTAATCTACCAATTAAACACCAGTCAGGTTAGCTGAGGTGAAACTATCCagttaaaaagttcaaaaactAACATAGATACAGAatttaaatgcagctgtttgTAGACAGTGTTGAGATAAACTCTTCacaactgacatttttaatttgcttccatatttATCTTGAATCTGCTCTGAACTTCGGTTGGAtaatcccagaatttttgtcacataactgAACTAATAATGGCTTTTcgtttttacaaaatctgtttagagaaaactgcaaaatatcacattttaaacttagatttggttaagttttccaATGGAACAGCAAGTCAttgatgagtagttcaaagactgtcagAAAATTGGAAATAGGACGattctttgggtttttttgctgatAAATGCTGCAGggggaaacatttttaaaaagattgtagtcaacattacaaaagtaacaaaaaattcaacatgaaaatgcatcttaaaagaacatttcctatttcagtgatagaagtattgcacaaatattgaccagactgtcaaaaatgaatactgtttatattttacattgtgatttcattggcaccacagaaaacctacccaggaattagccTGGTTCTTAaaccctgtgagcatttacaacctcatcttcattccagagggttaaatgtgttTGCTGGAGGTTTCTGTGTTACTGAGCAGTCGTTTTCTTGTTCCAGAGGATACAAACCATCAGCGCCACGGATCCTGACGAGCCGCTCGCAGGACATCGCTTCTTCTTCGGTCTTGCACAGGACGCTGCTGGAAAAGCCAACTTCTCTGTCCGTGACAACAAAGGTAACAAACTCTGAGCTGAGGAATCATCTGTAAAAAGTTCCCATGAGGCATGTATACATGGTGACAAACTGTTAGAACTGCACTGCGGATGTTTTATTGATATCTCACATGGCACATGTAGACTGTGAAATATTCATGCAGGTTATTGATGGCTGCATAGTAACCGGATATTGtgttgttgtcagacaacacGGCCGGGATCCTCACACGGAGGAACAGCTACAGCAGCCTCCAGAAGAGTGTCTACCACGTCCCCGTGGTCATTTCTGACGGAGAGTTCCCCATGCAGAGCAGCACCAACACACTGACCATCAGGGTTTGCACCTGCGACCGCGAAGGCAACATGAAGCTGTGCAATGCCGAGGCACTGACGGCGAGGGCAGGACTCAGCACTGGAGCCCTGGTGGCCATTTTGCTTTGCGTCATCATCTTGCTCAGTGAGTAGCGGCTGCTCTgggaacacatttatttttcaggttGAGCTGTATTTAACCAGGGAGGCTTCACTGACAACCGGAATTTAGAGCTTCTTCCTAAAGCAAAGCGACCACTAGCAGGTGTTAAAGAGACAGTTTTATAGTTCGCCCCTTAATTTGATTTATCACTTCCTGTGGGTGGATAATCCTGCCAGTGACCACAGCtgtctttttaatttgattCCAGCAGCAAAGATCTACAGCATCTCAGCTGGCTGAACAGGACACTGTGCTTTATTCAAATGTGggctttattttattgcataGAACCACTGCCTGATGCAGCTTTCAAAGCCAGATTTTGAACATGTATAAAGCAGCAAGCAGTTAATTTCTATGTAAAGCTATAGAGGAGTATtagtatttttagcaaaaagcAAAGCCACACTTCCTCTGTGAGTGTTGTGATTCCAGCAacattttgtgtgcatgtgagtccctcccaCTGAATCTGACCATACCAAAAAGTGCAGTCCAATGTTCACCCAATGCcccataaaacaaaacaacacaaaattattgtatttatgtTATGTGCCTAATTTAGGTACAGTCCCTTCATTCCAACTTAGTCATGATCTTTATGTCTGTTTCCACACTTGAGGAAGCAGAAGTGAAAGAAAGACGAGAGCTGCAACACAGTAgtagaaaacacataaaacacccAAAAGTCCAGATTAACTTTCTTAGCCTCCAGTTTGATCAGACTAGTTTATTATTGAGTATCTGCCCGTATCAAATCCCAATCTGACATCAATTTCGTGCATAATACACTTCAAGCATTTCAGATTAGTTATAGCATGTGGGTGTGCCGCTTGTATTGTTAAATAATATAGTGTCCAGAGGAGACAGGCAGCGTTGTGTTatcaagcagagagcattgtgggagtttaagTAAAATAAGGGCACCGTGACAAAGTCTCcagtgatgcttaatgacctctgactGCTGCATTTATGTTAAATGAAGTTGGGATTAACTATGTTAGCGGTTCCTACATCCAAGCGGCATGTGTCTAGTCAGCTATTGTTGCATTTATTAACCATTTGATGCACAATATGGGTCATGAGACCcatattccattgaatatgggtcacttttaaCCCATGTTGttcatcaaagggttaagaatTTTATTTATGACACTTGTGTGACATGAAGGATTGGACTTGTGATATTTGTGCTGATACTCATcggttaaatatttatttagaattCTTTGGGTCCAGTTGAGCACTGTACTgcactttctgtctttctgtttaaCAACGAAGTGTTGGGAGTCACTTACTCTATTTATAAACATAGGGAGTGCctcacatgcactaacataAAACCACAACCAGCAACCACCAAAACATCCAACAGAGAAGCTCAGACAGAGGGAGTATGACTTCATTCTATACAAAGGAAACAATAGTTGTTGCTATCAGTAGTGCAGCAGGATTAGCTCAAAACATACCTTTACTGCCAATTCCATTAGTCATAACAAACTATAGATGCTTCAGCTATAGTATTCATGCCTACAAATCACTGCTTTcttgaaaatgcaaaagaaaacaacttcacAACCACAATCAGTTATTGCTTTTAGACACTAATAACTGTGTTTTCATTGAGGCCAGGATGCAGTTCTGCAACTGTATAATCAATGATTCCATGTTTGCCTTGAAGAGACAGTATTGTTTGTTGAAGTGGATTGTATAAGGTACTTATTCATGGTCAAAGTACTACCTACATTCGACCACACTGAATAGAATAATGTTACCTTGCTGGCAGACAGCCCTTTCGTATTTGTGTGCATCAGCGCCGTGGACTGGATTATACTGCTGATCTGTGAAATAATACAGTATGTAACGTGTGTGTTTGAAAGTTCTGGAGATAAAATGTAGTGCTAAAGGACAGGGCTGTGTATCGGCAAGGGAAACTGGTGAGAATATTCTAAATATAGCACACGCTTAAACGGCGATTGAGTTTCTTAGGTGGCTgaaatacattttgctgctgacctCGTTCACTGCTTAGCTTCCCTGCCAGCAgtcctctctgctgcttcaaACTGGGGGCGTGTTGATCTACTGTACATCTGTGGATAAGTACCCACACAAGCCCACTTCAAAGAACCATCCCTTTAAGTCAGAGAGGCTGGGTCACCTCCAAGTCATCACTCACATGTCATAATGCTCCTTAATGGCACTGAAGTTGACTTTGTAGCACACACACTTCATTCTGCTATGTACTTCAACTGGCCTCCTATAGGTTCTTAAGCAGCAGTGGCCCTGAGGAGGGAGGAATACATAATGCATCCTTGTGGTAGCAGAGGCTGCTCTACAAAATCAGACAAAGTCCCTGAACATCAGTGAACACTCATGCAACATCAACAATTCCCCCTGGATGGTTGCCGGCCTTCAGAACAAGGAGAGGGAGCaaagaaacaacagcagaagTCACCAAACTCTCTTTGTTTGCTCTCTTTGTTTTCCCTGCAGTGATCGTGGTGCTGTTCGCTGCCCtgaggaggcagaggaagaaGGAGCCTCTGATCATCTCCAAAGAGGATGTCAGAGACAACGTCGTCAGCTACAACGACGAGGGCGGTGGCGAGGAGGACACCCAGGCCTTCGATATCGGCACACTGCGAAACCCAGAGGCCATCGAGGAGAGCAAACAGCGGCGGGACATTGTGCCCGAGACCTTCTACCCTCCGGTCCGACGGCCAGTTCTGCCCCCGACCCGGGACAATAACGGGGACGTGAGGGACTTCATCAACCAGAGGCTCCAGGACAACGACAGTGACCCGACGGCGCCGCCTTACGACTCCCTCGCCACCTACGCCTACGAGGGCAACGGCTCGGTGGCGGAGTCCCTCAGCTCCCTGGAGTCGGTGACTACCGAGGGCGACCAGGACTACAACTACCTGAGCGAGTGGGGGCCGCGGTTTAAGAAACTGGCGGACATGTACGGGGGCGATGACAGCGACAGGGATTCCTAACAAGAGCCTTGGCACACAGACAAGGAAGTAATGTAGAAAACTTTCGGGCAGTTCTGGTGCATGTGCGGTGAGTTAAAGGACAGAGGAAAGAGCTCGGTTTCGTCCAAAGCGCTCTTTTGCCGCCTTTGACCACCATTCATTGTCCCTCCGGTGACCAGACGTAGGCTTTGTGTGTCCAGTCCGTGTTAGTTGCGTTTTTGCGAGGGCACAGTAAAAAGAGACTTTGTGTCgagactttttttgtgtgtgtatatgggGTGTACACGAGGCCCAAATATATCTatactgatatttttttgttttagtttcttttgGTTCGTTTTTTTCCAAAGCTGCCTGTGATGGACACGCTCTACAAGCAGTTTTGTAAACCAACAGATATGCCTatgtatt
Encoded here:
- the LOC111565026 gene encoding cadherin-6-like isoform X2; its protein translation is MSVIRRGSDTSSEGTSVIQVTATDADDATYGNSAKVVYSILEGQPYFSVDPETGLIKTALPGMDREVKENYQVVIQAKDMAGQMGGLSGTTTVSITLSDVNDNPPRFTKTLYEFRVPESNEVGSSVGVIRAMDADIGQNAEMDYRIIGSDGPGMFDITTNRSTQDGIIVLRKPLDFERKRQYSLRVQVENSHINPRFYSMGPFRDEATIKIVVEDVDEPPEFERASYVMEVKEDAAKNTVIGSVSASDPDDKNSLVRYSIDRRTDMDRVFNIHAGNGSVFILRELDREENAWHNISVIATEFNNPRQISRVPVYIRVLDVNDNAPTFATNYETFVCENAKANQRIQTISATDPDEPLAGHRFFFGLAQDAAGKANFSVRDNKDNTAGILTRRNSYSSLQKSVYHVPVVISDGEFPMQSSTNTLTIRVCTCDREGNMKLCNAEALTARAGLSTGALVAILLCVIILLMIVVLFAALRRQRKKEPLIISKEDVRDNVVSYNDEGGGEEDTQAFDIGTLRNPEAIEESKQRRDIVPETFYPPVRRPVLPPTRDNNGDVRDFINQRLQDNDSDPTAPPYDSLATYAYEGNGSVAESLSSLESVTTEGDQDYNYLSEWGPRFKKLADMYGGDDSDRDS
- the LOC111565026 gene encoding cadherin-6-like isoform X3; this encodes MDREVKENYQVVIQAKDMAGQMGGLSGTTTVSITLSDVNDNPPRFTKTLYEFRVPESNEVGSSVGVIRAMDADIGQNAEMDYRIIGSDGPGMFDITTNRSTQDGIIVLRKPLDFERKRQYSLRVQVENSHINPRFYSMGPFRDEATIKIVVEDVDEPPEFERASYVMEVKEDAAKNTVIGSVSASDPDDKNSLVRYSIDRRTDMDRVFNIHAGNGSVFILRELDREENAWHNISVIATEFNNPRQISRVPVYIRVLDVNDNAPTFATNYETFVCENAKANQRIQTISATDPDEPLAGHRFFFGLAQDAAGKANFSVRDNKDNTAGILTRRNSYSSLQKSVYHVPVVISDGEFPMQSSTNTLTIRVCTCDREGNMKLCNAEALTARAGLSTGALVAILLCVIILLMIVVLFAALRRQRKKEPLIISKEDVRDNVVSYNDEGGGEEDTQAFDIGTLRNPEAIEESKQRRDIVPETFYPPVRRPVLPPTRDNNGDVRDFINQRLQDNDSDPTAPPYDSLATYAYEGNGSVAESLSSLESVTTEGDQDYNYLSEWGPRFKKLADMYGGDDSDRDS